In Candidatus Binataceae bacterium, the sequence GTTCTTATCGGGATCGCCGCGAGGTCGTCGGTCCTTACTCCCGCCAGCGCGCCGCCGTAACGTCCGATCGGCGTGCGTATTGCGTCACAGATGAATGCTTCGGCCATCTTTCGATCCTTCCCTATGCTGCGTGCGCGTTTGCGCCGCCGAACGCGGCTTGCGCGGCGATCGCGGCCCTCGCGATGCGTCCCGTTGCCGCAGCCGGCGCGTTTCGCCGCGCGATCACGCGCCCGCCGCGTGTGCCCGTGCGGTGCGTTCGTTCAGGTCGCGCAGAACCGCAAGCTCGGCGGCGGTAGGCGGAACGGTTTCGGCGACGTCGGCTGCCACCCTGAGCGGCCATCCGGTGGCCGCTATCGCCTGCTCTGCGGTGACGCCGGGATGCAGACTCGTGAGCGTCAGTTCTTTCGTCGCCGGATCCGGCGTTAGAATTCCGAGGTCGGTTGTCACGGCGCTTGGCCCGCGGCCGGGCATCCCGAGCCTCGCACGGCTCGCGCCGCCGTCGAGGTAACCGGCCGAAGTGACGAAGTCCAGCTTCTCGACGAACGCGCGCTTGCTCTGGCGCAGCATGATCAGCACTTCGCGCGCGCTGCACGCGATTTCTGCCGCGCCGCCCGCGCCCGGCAATCGCACCTGCGGCGAGCGATAGTCGCCGACCACGGTCGTGTTGAGATTGGCGAAGCGATCGATCTGCGCCGCGCCCAGAAAGCCGACGTCCACGCGGCATCCTTGCAGCCAGTAAGCGAAAATCTCCGCGATCGAGACCACCGTGTCAGCGGTCTCGGCCAGATCGCCGTCGCCGATCGAAAGCGGCAGCACGTTCGGTTTCGCGCCGATCGTGCCCGATTCGTAAATCAGGACCGCCTCGGGTGCATGGGTGCGCCGGGCGAGGTTGGCCGCCGCGCTCGGCAATCCGATCCCCACGAAGCACACCGCCCGGTCGCGCAGCATCCGCGCGGCGGCGACCGTCATCATCTCATCGGCGCTGTATCGCAGCTCAGCCATTGGCCGCCTTGGCGGGCGGCGCGGCGCTCTCTGCCTTGAGGCTTCGCCGGAACCCGGCGAAATCCGCGGTTGCGATCACATGGCGTTCGATCCATCCGGTAAAGCTCGCACGCTCGCGCGCGATCTCGTCCCACTGCTGATAGAAGGAATTATCGCGCGTGTAGTAGCCGAGCGCGTAGGACGGAAACGCGCCGCCCGCAACCTCGCATACCGCGCCGACCACCCATCCGGGCAGCACCGCCGAGTTCGCGCGCGGCTCCAGCCGATCAACGATTTCCTCGACCGTGACGATCGAGCGCCGCGCGGCCATCACCGCTTCCTTCTGGACTCCCACGATGCCCCACAGGAGCACGTTGCCCTTGCGGTCGGCCTGTTGCGCGTGGACCACGGCTACGTCGGGGCGGATCGCGGGCACCGCGGCGAGCTGTTCGCCGGTAAACGGGCACTCGATGAATTTCACGCGCGAGTTGTACTTCGGCAAATCGGAGCCGAGGTAGCCCCGCAGCACGCCGAAGGGAAGATTGGATGCGCCCGCGACGTACGCGGCGGCCATCCCGGCATGGCTGTGCTCTTCGATCTCGAGCGGCCGCGGCCATCCGCGCTCGACCGCGTCGCGCAGCCGATGAAGCGAACCGACGCCCGGATTGCCGCCCCAGGAAAACACGAGCTTGCGTGCACAGCCCATCCCGATGAGCTGATCGTAGATGAGGTCGGGCGTCATCCGCACCAGCGTCAGATCGCGCCGGCCCTGGCGGATGATCTCGTGGCCGGCGGCCGAGGGAATCAGATGGGTGAAACCCTCCATCGCGACCG encodes:
- a CDS encoding CoA-transferase, yielding MAELRYSADEMMTVAAARMLRDRAVCFVGIGLPSAAANLARRTHAPEAVLIYESGTIGAKPNVLPLSIGDGDLAETADTVVSIAEIFAYWLQGCRVDVGFLGAAQIDRFANLNTTVVGDYRSPQVRLPGAGGAAEIACSAREVLIMLRQSKRAFVEKLDFVTSAGYLDGGASRARLGMPGRGPSAVTTDLGILTPDPATKELTLTSLHPGVTAEQAIAATGWPLRVAADVAETVPPTAAELAVLRDLNERTARAHAAGA
- a CDS encoding CoA transferase subunit A, whose product is MALILDLKTAIREFVRDGDTVAMEGFTHLIPSAAGHEIIRQGRRDLTLVRMTPDLIYDQLIGMGCARKLVFSWGGNPGVGSLHRLRDAVERGWPRPLEIEEHSHAGMAAAYVAGASNLPFGVLRGYLGSDLPKYNSRVKFIECPFTGEQLAAVPAIRPDVAVVHAQQADRKGNVLLWGIVGVQKEAVMAARRSIVTVEEIVDRLEPRANSAVLPGWVVGAVCEVAGGAFPSYALGYYTRDNSFYQQWDEIARERASFTGWIERHVIATADFAGFRRSLKAESAAPPAKAANG